A stretch of the Aphanothece sacrum FPU1 genome encodes the following:
- a CDS encoding esterase-like activity of phytase family protein: protein MPIKPLFPLLWSSLILSSLIPNAAQAVSLVNTIVIPGDTTDLSGQPTGANGNRLGGFFSDLYYDRSSNFYYGLSDRGPGGGVLSYDTRVQKFTLNVNPNTGAISNFNLVDTILFTKDGQNFNGLNPRLLNGNSANLGLSFDSEGFVVASNGNFYVSDEYGPSVYEFNPQGSFIRAFNTPNANANTNPINLIPKQSNGTTNYVDGRVTNSNPNGVSNGRQDNRGFEGLAITPDGTKLFAMLQDPLVNEGQNPGNSNNDGRYSRNLRIVQFDTATGNSTAQYIYQLDDIAALNVGNSSPFDANQQGRSIGISAITAINNNEFLIIERDNRGIGVDAPASPTVAGVANNPVASKRVYKIDLTGATDVSNTSLTGTNNLGGITPVAKTLFLDIQSQLQNAGQVIPEKIEGLTIGPKLNDGSYTILLGSDNDYSVTQDNPNGIQTNVCTNLIDNADRQVALNANCPSGLVLIPTYLYSFKGDVSNFVPRQTVPEPSAIIGLISLGLGGLSLKRRR from the coding sequence ATGCCAATTAAACCGTTATTCCCTTTGTTATGGAGTTCCTTAATTCTATCTAGTTTAATTCCTAATGCTGCTCAAGCTGTCTCTTTAGTAAATACCATTGTTATTCCAGGGGATACGACTGATTTAAGTGGTCAACCGACTGGTGCAAATGGAAATCGTCTGGGGGGTTTCTTTTCTGATTTGTACTATGATAGATCCAGTAACTTTTATTATGGTTTAAGCGATCGCGGCCCTGGTGGTGGTGTTCTATCTTATGATACTAGAGTGCAAAAATTTACCCTTAATGTTAATCCTAATACGGGAGCAATTAGCAATTTCAACTTAGTTGATACGATTCTCTTTACCAAGGATGGTCAAAACTTCAATGGATTAAATCCTCGACTCCTAAATGGTAATAGTGCAAATCTCGGCTTAAGTTTTGATTCTGAAGGATTTGTTGTTGCTTCCAATGGCAATTTTTATGTCTCTGATGAATATGGCCCTTCTGTATATGAATTCAATCCTCAAGGAAGCTTTATCAGAGCATTTAATACTCCAAATGCTAACGCTAATACTAACCCCATTAATCTAATTCCTAAACAAAGTAATGGGACAACTAATTACGTTGATGGTAGAGTAACGAATAGTAATCCTAATGGTGTTAGTAATGGTCGTCAAGATAATCGGGGTTTTGAAGGATTAGCTATTACTCCTGATGGCACAAAATTATTCGCTATGTTACAAGATCCTTTAGTAAATGAAGGACAAAATCCAGGTAATAGTAATAATGATGGTCGCTACAGTCGTAATCTCAGAATCGTTCAATTTGATACGGCTACTGGTAATAGTACCGCTCAATATATCTACCAATTAGATGATATTGCTGCTCTTAATGTTGGTAATTCTTCTCCTTTTGATGCCAATCAACAAGGGCGCAGTATTGGTATTAGTGCAATTACTGCTATTAATAACAATGAATTTTTAATCATTGAAAGAGATAACCGAGGTATCGGGGTTGATGCTCCTGCTTCTCCTACCGTAGCGGGTGTTGCTAATAATCCTGTTGCCAGTAAAAGAGTTTATAAAATTGATCTTACAGGAGCAACAGATGTTAGTAATACCTCTCTAACTGGAACTAACAATTTAGGAGGAATTACTCCTGTTGCTAAAACATTGTTTTTGGATATTCAAAGCCAGTTACAAAATGCTGGCCAAGTAATTCCCGAAAAAATTGAAGGATTGACAATTGGCCCTAAATTAAATGATGGTAGTTACACAATTTTGCTAGGATCAGATAATGATTATAGTGTGACTCAAGATAATCCGAATGGCATTCAAACCAATGTCTGTACTAACTTAATCGATAATGCCGATCGTCAGGTTGCTCTCAATGCTAACTGTCCTTCAGGACTGGTTTTAATTCCTACTTATCTCTATTCTTTTAAGGGAGACGTTTCTAATTTTGTCCCACGGCAAACTGTTCCAGAACCGAGTGCTATAATCGGATTAATTAGCTTAGGTTTAGGGGGATTAAGTCTGAAGCGTCGCCGTTAA
- a CDS encoding Fe2+-dependent dioxygenase: MILTIDSLLTLPELKELTESLSQAEFVDGKITAGWHAKLVKHNTQLDKQAPQVQKLQNLVIMALERNLLISIAVRPKKIHSLRFSRYDIGMSYGTHTDNALMGGGEFLRSDVSFTLFLSSPNNYSGGELIIEQSQGEVSYKLEAGSIILYPSSFLHRVEPVTEGTRLVVVGWIESLVRDEYKREILFDLDTVRRSIFAKEGKSIEFDLLCKTHANLLRQWVD, encoded by the coding sequence ATGATTTTAACGATTGATTCTTTGCTAACGTTACCCGAACTAAAGGAGTTAACTGAGAGTTTATCCCAGGCTGAGTTTGTGGATGGTAAAATAACGGCGGGCTGGCACGCCAAACTAGTCAAACATAATACCCAACTTGATAAACAAGCTCCTCAAGTCCAGAAGTTACAAAATTTAGTCATAATGGCCTTAGAGCGCAATCTGCTAATTAGTATAGCAGTTCGTCCCAAAAAGATACACTCCCTGCGATTTAGTCGCTATGACATCGGGATGTCTTATGGTACTCATACTGATAATGCCTTGATGGGAGGGGGGGAATTTTTGCGTTCTGATGTGTCGTTTACCTTATTTCTCAGTTCTCCTAATAATTATAGTGGGGGAGAATTAATTATTGAACAGTCTCAAGGAGAAGTATCTTATAAGCTCGAAGCTGGCTCAATTATACTTTATCCTTCGTCTTTTTTACATCGTGTTGAACCTGTTACCGAAGGAACTAGACTGGTTGTAGTTGGATGGATAGAAAGTTTAGTTAGAGATGAATATAAACGAGAAATTTTGTTTGATTTAGATACAGTCCGCCGCTCTATTTTTGCGAAAGAAGGCAAAAGTATTGAGTTTGATTTGCTATGTAAAACTCATGCTAATTTATTACGCCAATGGGTTGATTAA
- a CDS encoding MogA/MoaB family molybdenum cofactor biosynthesis protein, giving the protein MTLPHPDQDFLSVCCAIITISDTRTFQTDKSGQLIQQRLTDVGHVIGAYLILPDEPHKIQSQLQELSQNNIIDGVIFNGGTGISPRDTTYDVLSELLDKTLPGFGELFRFLSYQEIGSRAMASRAIAGIYQNKLIFSLPGSSNAVKLGLDKLILPELIHLIKQLRGT; this is encoded by the coding sequence ATGACCCTTCCCCATCCTGATCAAGACTTTTTATCTGTTTGTTGTGCGATAATTACCATAAGTGACACCCGAACCTTCCAAACTGATAAGAGTGGCCAATTAATTCAACAACGTCTTACGGATGTTGGTCATGTCATCGGTGCTTACTTGATTTTACCTGATGAACCTCATAAAATTCAGTCCCAGTTACAAGAATTATCTCAAAATAATATCATAGATGGAGTGATTTTTAACGGGGGAACTGGAATTTCTCCTAGAGATACTACCTATGATGTTTTATCTGAGTTATTAGACAAAACTTTACCAGGATTTGGGGAATTATTCCGTTTTTTGAGTTATCAAGAAATTGGGTCGCGGGCCATGGCCTCAAGAGCGATCGCGGGAATTTATCAAAATAAGTTAATCTTTTCGCTTCCAGGTTCTTCTAATGCTGTAAAATTAGGGTTAGATAAGTTGATTTTACCGGAATTAATTCATTTAATTAAACAATTACGAGGAACTTAA
- a CDS encoding helix-turn-helix domain-containing protein, with product MYRAVKVRIYPTPEQSQKLSQVMGAARWCRSWEPGLLLREGK from the coding sequence ATGTACAGAGCCGTCAAAGTCAGAATTTATCCAACTCCTGAGCAGTCCCAAAAGCTAAGTCAAGTTATGGGAGCGGCAAGATGGTGTCGGTCTTGGGAACCAGGACTGCTGCTGAGGGAGGGAAAGTAA
- a CDS encoding pentapeptide repeat-containing protein, giving the protein MSESRSFEPHLTSYNPYPDCVSLNLKVLPLRVETTVLEQLNLELTIRFNEQEKSLLNGQIKFALKGGKLKLNLKNGQIIEPKRSFNDACQLQTLTPVEAVWQFTPQLGQSYLKIPSISSQIAIIEVIPDTSLSVTFEVSPSDVSITQTEGLWRHDIHPNQHSILERVLAQFLWKNRLNPYLSQIQVSLDGLASESPDDQPTQGINPHSLAQLHQTIETIYTANNHNLLELAQLAQLNPKVDLCGGNFLATELSSIELSGANLIRSNFRGANLTDADLSEAILCYARFSGADLSGAYLGNAKLNQGDFYRASLALANLIGADLTDANLVEANLSQTNFSGAVVNGAKFGENPGITEEMSQSLRERGAVFVGNS; this is encoded by the coding sequence ATGTCAGAATCTCGCTCTTTTGAGCCTCATCTAACCAGTTATAACCCCTATCCTGATTGTGTTTCTCTGAATTTGAAGGTCTTACCTTTGAGGGTGGAGACAACCGTATTAGAACAATTAAACCTAGAATTAACTATTCGCTTCAATGAACAAGAAAAATCCTTACTCAATGGTCAGATTAAATTTGCTTTAAAAGGAGGTAAACTGAAACTTAATCTCAAAAATGGGCAAATAATAGAACCAAAACGCTCTTTTAATGATGCCTGTCAATTACAAACTTTGACCCCGGTTGAGGCTGTTTGGCAATTTACCCCTCAACTTGGACAATCTTACCTTAAGATCCCTTCTATTTCCTCTCAAATAGCGATAATTGAGGTAATACCTGATACCTCCTTAAGTGTTACCTTTGAAGTTAGTCCCTCGGATGTTTCTATCACTCAAACTGAGGGGTTATGGCGACATGATATTCATCCTAATCAACATAGCATTTTAGAACGGGTCTTAGCTCAGTTTTTGTGGAAAAATAGACTAAATCCCTATTTATCTCAAATTCAAGTCAGCTTGGACGGATTAGCCTCGGAAAGTCCAGATGACCAACCGACTCAAGGAATTAATCCTCATAGTTTAGCTCAACTTCATCAAACCATTGAGACTATTTACACCGCTAACAATCATAATTTACTCGAATTAGCCCAATTAGCCCAATTAAACCCTAAAGTTGACTTATGCGGCGGAAATTTTCTGGCGACAGAATTAAGTAGTATTGAGTTAAGTGGGGCGAATTTGATTCGCAGTAATTTTCGGGGTGCTAATTTAACGGATGCAGATTTGAGTGAGGCTATACTATGTTATGCTAGATTTAGCGGTGCAGACTTAAGCGGAGCCTATTTGGGTAATGCCAAGTTAAATCAGGGGGACTTTTACCGTGCTAGTTTGGCGTTAGCTAATCTCATTGGGGCAGATTTAACGGACGCTAATTTAGTAGAAGCGAATTTAAGCCAGACCAATTTTAGCGGTGCAGTAGTAAATGGGGCTAAATTTGGTGAAAATCCCGGAATAACTGAAGAAATGTCCCAAAGTTTGAGGGAAAGGGGCGCGGTTTTTGTCGGTAATTCCTGA
- the psb28 gene encoding photosystem II reaction center protein Psb28: MAEIQFSPGVTESVVPEVRLTRGVKGDSGTATFRFDSPNILDAGRTDEITGMYLVDEEGEILTREVKGKFINGKATSIEAILIMNSQAEWDRFMRFMERYAQKNGMGFSKA, from the coding sequence ATGGCTGAAATACAATTTTCTCCTGGTGTGACTGAATCTGTCGTTCCTGAAGTTCGTCTGACACGCGGAGTTAAGGGAGACAGTGGAACAGCAACTTTCCGGTTTGACTCTCCTAACATTCTCGATGCAGGAAGAACCGATGAAATCACGGGAATGTACCTCGTTGATGAGGAAGGAGAAATCCTTACCCGCGAGGTTAAAGGCAAATTTATCAATGGAAAAGCAACCTCTATAGAAGCTATTTTAATTATGAACTCTCAAGCAGAGTGGGATCGTTTCATGCGGTTTATGGAACGTTATGCACAAAAAAATGGAATGGGATTTTCTAAAGCTTAA
- a CDS encoding thiol-disulfide oxidoreductase DCC family protein, with the protein MTYHVIYDGNCNLCATFTQLLETFDQGKLFDYIPIQNQDTLQQFGITSEDCQMGMILIDGNSSQNRWQGSEAAEEIINLLPLGQAFIIAYRALPGMKMLGDKTYEKVRDNRYKLFGKREKTYNSSYPFGCHDELIC; encoded by the coding sequence ATGACTTATCATGTAATTTACGATGGAAATTGTAATCTTTGTGCCACATTTACCCAACTATTAGAAACCTTTGATCAGGGTAAATTATTTGATTATATTCCCATTCAAAATCAAGACACTTTACAACAGTTTGGCATTACTTCTGAAGACTGTCAAATGGGTATGATTTTAATCGATGGGAATAGTTCTCAAAATCGTTGGCAAGGTAGTGAAGCAGCAGAAGAAATTATCAATCTTTTACCGTTGGGACAAGCTTTTATCATTGCGTATCGAGCATTACCAGGCATGAAAATGTTGGGAGATAAAACCTATGAAAAAGTAAGAGATAATCGTTATAAGTTGTTTGGAAAAAGAGAAAAAACTTATAATTCTTCCTATCCATTTGGCTGTCATGATGAATTGATCTGTTAA
- a CDS encoding TM0106 family RecB-like putative nuclease, with the protein MLLTDFLLLNYKRCQRRAFLDVYGNPSQRDAERDFLLKLRQENQIHIQSTLEKFYPHYQQVRPLANDWASKAQATEALMKQGVHCIYQGTIFLQNLPTNRIFPTDESFYCLGNPHLLVRQPGESKFGDWFYRPVSIHLGRRPKPEYKIVAAFYSHLLGYLQDIPLPIPILILREHNPYIVDLSQWFVKLEDTVIECVTMLSQEEEPEVFISRQRCSLCHWHNHCYTIAQSQQHLSLVPGVTPSRYQSLQEMGLMTVESLAGACPTNMGEVIGTEVANQLQQQAQAIVENRPIRKSQFKDNIHTLIPTAKVEFYFDIEAEPERNLDYLLGILRVERPSQTQTFHPFLAETPEAEGEIWLEFLNLVESEENAPIFHFSEYEVETIKRLGKLYKTPPKQIERLLSRFVDLHARVITCVILPVESYSLKSLANSLGFHWRDPGMGGDQCVCWYDQWLKTSDQTFLASILRYNEDDCRATFHLKNWLLEFLG; encoded by the coding sequence ATGCTATTAACCGACTTCCTCTTACTTAATTATAAACGCTGTCAACGACGGGCTTTTTTAGACGTTTATGGCAATCCCTCACAAAGGGATGCAGAACGGGATTTTCTGCTCAAACTCCGACAAGAAAATCAAATCCATATACAATCAACCCTAGAAAAATTTTATCCTCATTATCAACAAGTGCGCCCTCTTGCTAATGACTGGGCAAGTAAAGCTCAAGCTACAGAAGCGTTGATGAAACAAGGGGTACATTGTATTTATCAAGGGACAATTTTTTTGCAGAATCTTCCTACTAATCGGATTTTTCCGACGGATGAGTCATTTTATTGTCTGGGAAACCCTCATTTATTAGTCAGACAACCAGGAGAGTCTAAATTTGGTGATTGGTTCTATCGTCCAGTCAGTATTCATTTAGGCCGTCGTCCTAAACCTGAATATAAAATAGTCGCGGCTTTTTATTCTCATCTGTTGGGTTATCTCCAAGATATCCCACTTCCTATCCCGATCCTGATTTTACGAGAACATAATCCCTATATAGTCGATTTAAGTCAATGGTTCGTCAAACTAGAAGATACAGTGATTGAATGTGTCACCATGTTATCTCAAGAAGAAGAACCAGAAGTTTTTATTTCTCGTCAACGTTGTAGTTTATGTCATTGGCATAATCATTGTTATACCATCGCCCAATCTCAACAACATCTGTCTTTAGTCCCTGGAGTTACCCCTAGTCGTTATCAATCTTTACAAGAAATGGGACTGATGACGGTAGAATCTTTAGCCGGTGCTTGTCCTACTAATATGGGGGAAGTGATAGGAACAGAAGTGGCTAACCAGTTACAACAACAGGCCCAAGCTATAGTAGAAAATCGGCCTATTCGTAAATCTCAGTTTAAAGACAATATTCATACTTTAATTCCCACCGCTAAAGTTGAATTTTATTTTGATATTGAAGCTGAACCAGAACGAAATTTAGATTATTTATTGGGGATTTTACGGGTAGAAAGACCATCTCAAACTCAAACATTTCATCCTTTTCTCGCAGAAACCCCCGAAGCTGAAGGAGAAATTTGGCTCGAATTTCTCAACTTGGTTGAAAGTGAAGAAAATGCGCCCATTTTTCATTTTTCAGAATACGAAGTGGAAACGATTAAACGACTGGGTAAATTATACAAAACTCCTCCTAAACAAATTGAGCGTTTATTGTCCCGTTTTGTTGATCTTCATGCAAGAGTAATCACCTGTGTAATTCTACCTGTGGAAAGCTATTCTCTCAAGTCCTTGGCTAACTCATTAGGATTTCATTGGCGTGACCCTGGTATGGGCGGGGATCAATGCGTTTGCTGGTATGACCAATGGTTAAAGACAAGTGATCAGACTTTCTTGGCTTCTATTTTGCGTTATAATGAAGATGATTGTCGGGCCACGTTTCACCTGAAAAACTGGCTCCTGGAATTTTTAGGGTAA
- the pheT gene encoding phenylalanine--tRNA ligase subunit beta, whose translation MKISVNWLRELVNVTLPPEELADILTIAGLEVEEIEDRRQWANGVVIGKIIDRQPHPNADKLSVCQVDIGAETPLNIVCGASNAKADIIVPVATMGTYLPKIDLKIKPAKLRGVKSEGMICSLAEVGLSKESAGIHIFEEDNLQLGSDARPFLGLDDVILDIYPTANRADAMSMIGVAREVAALTGSKLNLPQPPKIVLPKKQTYSLKLAVADKNACPAYMGTVIEGVKIAPSPEWLQKRLQGAGVRPINNVVDITNLILLEWGQPLHAFDLQRLETVAGGKNLTVGVRFARDEETLKTLDDQTRTLKTVNLLITANDTPVALAGVMGGEETEVYEGTKNILLEAALFEPVTIRRSSRTQSLRSEASTRYERGINQSELELACQRAIALIAELAGGNPVTQAIADNRPDLSTQSIMLRLERVQQVLGPVKKGDSINQIAAVDVERILTDLACQLTPIKGKIDVWMITVPSYRYRDLEREIDLIEEVARLYGYDHFCDELPDKTEAGGLSFEYQGQRKVREVFRAVGLTELVQYSLVKPEKAEVVIANPLFAEYSALRTNLLDGLIDAFVYNQSQGNGPLNGFEIGRIFRRIDGEIHEHDNLAGIFGGDLLSQGRWTRSGKPDPMTWYEGKGILDSVFQRLGLVVEYQPDTQDERLHPGRTASLWLKGQRLGVFGQIHPQLRQKRDLIESIYGFELDLNLLLKNIKQDELMTPRFQAYSTYPAVERDLAFFAPLKVSVVELTNTINKAGGQLLAGVELFDEYQGKNVPEGQRSLAFSLAYRVSDRTLTDGDVEPVHDQIRQTLVKQFDVTLRS comes from the coding sequence ATGAAGATTTCCGTTAACTGGCTGCGAGAACTCGTTAACGTCACCCTACCCCCCGAAGAATTAGCCGATATTTTAACTATTGCGGGGTTAGAAGTCGAAGAAATAGAAGATCGTCGCCAATGGGCCAATGGGGTGGTCATCGGTAAAATTATTGATCGCCAACCCCACCCCAACGCCGATAAATTAAGCGTCTGTCAAGTCGATATTGGGGCTGAAACTCCCTTAAATATTGTCTGTGGGGCCTCGAATGCTAAAGCGGATATAATCGTTCCTGTGGCTACGATGGGAACCTATTTACCCAAAATTGACCTCAAAATTAAACCGGCCAAACTGCGGGGAGTCAAGTCAGAAGGGATGATTTGTTCCTTAGCAGAAGTTGGTTTAAGCAAAGAATCAGCCGGAATTCATATTTTTGAGGAAGATAATCTACAATTAGGCTCAGATGCTCGTCCTTTCTTGGGTTTAGATGATGTAATTCTAGATATCTATCCCACCGCTAACCGGGCCGATGCTATGAGTATGATCGGAGTCGCTAGAGAAGTGGCGGCCTTAACCGGAAGTAAATTAAACCTTCCTCAACCTCCTAAGATCGTTTTACCCAAAAAACAGACTTATTCCCTCAAATTAGCCGTTGCTGATAAAAATGCTTGTCCTGCCTACATGGGAACCGTTATTGAAGGGGTGAAAATCGCCCCCTCTCCCGAATGGTTGCAAAAACGACTACAAGGGGCCGGGGTTCGTCCTATTAATAACGTTGTAGACATCACTAATTTAATTCTCCTCGAATGGGGGCAACCTCTCCACGCTTTCGACCTTCAACGCTTAGAAACCGTCGCAGGGGGCAAAAATTTAACTGTTGGGGTGCGTTTTGCTAGGGATGAGGAAACATTGAAAACCCTTGATGACCAAACCCGAACCCTAAAAACCGTTAACCTCTTAATTACCGCTAATGATACCCCTGTCGCCCTCGCTGGTGTCATGGGAGGAGAAGAAACAGAGGTCTATGAGGGAACCAAAAATATTCTCCTAGAAGCGGCCTTATTTGAACCTGTAACTATCCGTCGTTCCTCTCGTACCCAAAGTTTACGCAGTGAAGCTTCCACCCGTTATGAAAGAGGTATTAATCAATCTGAGTTAGAATTGGCCTGTCAACGGGCGATCGCTTTAATTGCTGAATTAGCGGGGGGAAATCCGGTCACTCAGGCGATTGCTGATAACCGTCCTGATTTATCAACTCAATCCATTATGCTACGGCTTGAGCGTGTTCAGCAAGTTTTAGGCCCCGTCAAAAAAGGCGATAGTATTAATCAAATAGCGGCAGTAGACGTAGAACGGATTTTAACCGACTTAGCTTGTCAATTAACCCCTATTAAGGGTAAAATTGATGTTTGGATGATTACTGTTCCTTCTTACCGTTATCGAGACTTAGAGCGGGAAATTGACCTTATTGAAGAAGTGGCCCGTCTCTACGGTTATGATCATTTTTGTGATGAACTCCCGGACAAAACTGAAGCAGGAGGACTCTCCTTTGAGTATCAGGGACAACGCAAAGTTAGGGAAGTGTTTCGGGCAGTTGGATTAACAGAATTAGTGCAGTATTCCCTCGTTAAACCGGAAAAAGCCGAGGTAGTCATCGCTAACCCCCTATTTGCGGAGTATTCTGCCCTCAGAACTAATCTCTTAGACGGGTTGATTGATGCGTTTGTTTATAATCAATCTCAGGGTAATGGGCCCCTTAATGGCTTTGAAATTGGGCGTATTTTCCGACGAATTGACGGAGAAATCCATGAACATGATAATTTAGCGGGAATTTTTGGGGGTGACTTATTATCTCAAGGTCGTTGGACAAGAAGCGGTAAACCTGACCCTATGACTTGGTATGAAGGGAAAGGCATTTTAGACAGTGTGTTTCAAAGGTTAGGGTTAGTTGTGGAATATCAACCCGATACTCAAGACGAACGGTTACATCCTGGCCGAACTGCTTCTTTATGGTTAAAGGGACAACGGTTAGGTGTGTTTGGGCAAATTCATCCCCAATTACGACAAAAACGAGATTTAATTGAGTCTATATACGGGTTTGAATTAGATTTGAATCTGTTATTAAAAAATATCAAGCAAGATGAGTTAATGACTCCTCGTTTTCAAGCTTATTCTACTTATCCCGCAGTCGAACGAGATTTAGCTTTTTTTGCCCCTCTTAAAGTGTCGGTAGTTGAGTTAACTAATACGATTAATAAAGCGGGAGGACAATTATTAGCGGGTGTAGAATTGTTCGATGAATATCAAGGAAAAAATGTGCCTGAAGGACAACGAAGTTTAGCTTTTAGTTTAGCTTATCGAGTTAGCGATCGCACTTTAACGGATGGGGATGTTGAACCCGTTCATGATCAAATTCGCCAAACTTTAGTTAAGCAATTTGATGTCACCCTTCGTAGTTAA
- a CDS encoding aminotransferase class V-fold PLP-dependent enzyme, with amino-acid sequence MTHPQAISSSVEKQRQEFPGLTNKVYFNFGGQGTLPRAGLEAILDAHKFLQQQGPFSLKVNAWLEQKNCLLRQEIASELGVFPETITLTENVTAGCNIVLWGLEWQEGDRILMTDCEHPGIIAIVQEIARRFGVGIDICPILNTLNQGDPVAIIKEHLTPQTRLVVLSHLLWNTGQVLPLGDIVHVCHNYSDHPVQVLVDAAQSAGSLALNLPEIGVDFYAFTGHKWFCGPAGVGGLYIRPESFSSVHPTFIGWRGINMNAMGQPTGWKEDGRRFEVASSAYPQYEGLRAAIAVHRDWGTPEERYQQICQLSEYLWQGLSKIDGIQCLKNSPPEAGLVSFTINRDISHDKAVQELEKQGFFVRTIRDPNCIRACVHYFTLPAEIEQLIGAIGKII; translated from the coding sequence ATGACCCATCCCCAAGCGATTTCTTCCTCTGTCGAAAAACAACGACAAGAGTTTCCCGGACTGACCAATAAAGTTTATTTTAATTTTGGGGGACAAGGAACTTTACCTCGTGCTGGATTAGAAGCTATTCTTGATGCTCATAAATTTCTTCAACAACAAGGGCCTTTTTCTTTAAAAGTTAATGCTTGGTTGGAACAAAAAAATTGCTTACTCAGACAAGAAATTGCTTCTGAATTAGGGGTATTTCCTGAAACTATTACTTTAACTGAAAATGTGACGGCTGGCTGTAATATTGTTTTGTGGGGATTAGAATGGCAAGAAGGCGATCGCATTTTAATGACGGATTGTGAACATCCTGGAATCATTGCCATTGTTCAAGAAATTGCTCGACGTTTTGGGGTTGGTATTGATATTTGTCCCATTCTTAATACTCTTAATCAAGGTGATCCTGTTGCTATTATTAAGGAACATTTAACTCCTCAAACTCGCTTAGTGGTTTTAAGTCATTTACTATGGAATACGGGGCAAGTTTTACCTTTAGGTGATATTGTTCATGTTTGTCATAATTATAGCGATCACCCGGTTCAAGTATTAGTAGATGCTGCCCAATCAGCCGGATCATTAGCTTTAAATTTACCAGAAATTGGGGTTGATTTTTATGCTTTTACTGGTCATAAATGGTTCTGTGGGCCAGCCGGAGTTGGAGGACTTTATATACGTCCAGAAAGTTTTTCATCTGTTCATCCTACCTTTATTGGTTGGCGAGGAATTAATATGAATGCAATGGGTCAACCGACGGGTTGGAAAGAAGATGGTAGAAGATTTGAAGTGGCTAGTTCAGCTTATCCTCAGTACGAAGGATTACGGGCAGCTATTGCGGTTCATCGAGATTGGGGAACCCCGGAAGAACGTTATCAACAAATTTGTCAATTAAGTGAGTATTTATGGCAAGGTTTATCTAAGATTGATGGCATACAATGTTTAAAGAATTCTCCTCCAGAAGCGGGTTTAGTTTCTTTTACAATTAATCGTGATATTTCTCATGATAAAGCAGTTCAGGAATTAGAAAAACAAGGATTTTTTGTGAGAACAATTCGTGATCCTAATTGTATTCGTGCTTGTGTTCATTATTTTACACTTCCGGCTGAAATTGAACAGTTAATTGGGGCTATTGGTAAAATTATTTAA
- a CDS encoding alpha/beta hydrolase: MRQNLNFSLSLTLICGIFANFSWVIPVQAAEQVILTYSILRESVSVDELSDLAKTGSVSPALKSYLKLANKNPEDLRNVLNQSVNVDPVILSKVLNSFAGNYVLDEVGQIIHTPSKRASRESLRGALVTSAVSDRNIQVVEILENYPTSELHVDGDRLAEIYKQIQGVVNQIPRLPF; encoded by the coding sequence ATAAGACAAAATCTCAATTTTTCCCTAAGTTTAACCTTAATATGCGGAATTTTTGCTAATTTTTCTTGGGTTATTCCCGTTCAAGCGGCTGAGCAAGTTATATTAACTTATAGTATTCTCCGAGAGTCCGTATCTGTTGATGAATTAAGTGACTTAGCCAAAACTGGAAGTGTTTCTCCTGCTTTAAAATCTTATTTAAAATTAGCTAATAAAAATCCAGAAGATTTGCGAAATGTTTTAAACCAAAGTGTTAATGTTGATCCGGTTATTTTGTCTAAGGTTCTTAATAGTTTTGCTGGAAATTATGTTCTGGATGAAGTAGGGCAAATTATTCATACTCCCTCAAAACGCGCTAGTCGAGAATCATTAAGAGGTGCTTTAGTGACTTCTGCTGTATCTGATCGTAATATTCAGGTAGTAGAAATTTTAGAAAATTATCCTACCTCAGAACTTCATGTTGATGGCGATCGCTTAGCGGAAATTTATAAACAAATTCAAGGAGTTGTTAATCAAATTCCTCGTCTTCCTTTTTAA